A section of the Kribbella sp. HUAS MG21 genome encodes:
- a CDS encoding TetR family transcriptional regulator — MPTGVAMRDAREQLFDAAERVLLREGPEGLTSRAVTTEAGCAKGVLHKHFQDFDGFLAELVLDRIRRLDEQGEALLGSAGQGSVVENLTTMLTDLFGSVAVAIVSLTISRDGLRARLRQDVPAGVPILTEAGRVLRDYLVAEQNSGRIAAGVDVDVLGLTLIGSTHLMFADRTGARPTADEVRAFVGSVVPS; from the coding sequence ATGCCGACTGGTGTCGCGATGCGGGACGCTCGCGAGCAGCTGTTCGACGCGGCTGAGCGGGTGTTGCTCCGGGAGGGGCCCGAAGGGCTGACCAGCCGGGCGGTGACCACCGAGGCGGGATGCGCGAAAGGCGTGCTGCACAAGCACTTCCAGGACTTCGACGGGTTCCTGGCCGAGCTGGTGCTGGATCGGATCCGGCGACTGGACGAGCAGGGTGAAGCACTGCTGGGATCAGCCGGGCAGGGGAGTGTGGTCGAGAATCTGACCACGATGCTGACCGACCTGTTCGGCTCGGTCGCCGTCGCGATCGTCAGCCTGACGATCTCCCGGGACGGCCTGCGGGCCCGGCTGCGGCAGGACGTGCCCGCCGGCGTGCCGATCCTCACCGAGGCCGGCCGGGTACTGCGGGACTACCTGGTCGCGGAGCAGAACTCAGGCCGCATCGCGGCGGGCGTCGACGTCGACGTACTCGGCCTGACCTTGATCGGCTCCACCCACCTGATGTTCGCCGATCGCACGGGCGCCCGCCCCACCGCCGACGAGGTGCGAGCCTTCGTCGGTTCCGTCGTGCCGAGCTGA